The Stomoxys calcitrans chromosome 3, idStoCalc2.1, whole genome shotgun sequence genome includes a region encoding these proteins:
- the LOC131995725 gene encoding uncharacterized protein LOC131995725 isoform X1: MYSLVKYQKNLIILKSKDVKMSGSRTAIINHNGKNCVAFLLNKSDYKTLSFQKEKLENQKSASPFGKTTHRSWKDDEKAAALAAFGDPLLLHQLPSNSECLSAINKCPALSERTPQQLKTWIDNQRRKDIRKKRFQESKLQKQKQTKKKHIPITLTKFTYL, from the exons atgtATTCTTTGGTGAAATACCAAAAAAACCTCATCATACTCAAATCCAAAGATGTCAAGATGAGTGGATCAAGGACGGCAATCATCAATCATAATGGGAAAAATTGCGTTGCGTTCCTTCTTAATAAAAGTG ACTACAAGACATTGTCCTTCCAAAAGGAAAAATTGGAGAATCAAAAAAGTG ccTCACCATTTGGAAAAACTACGCATCGAAGTTGGAAGGATGATGAAAAAGCAGCAGCCTTAGCGGCTTTTGGTGACCCATTGCTTTTACATCAACTACCCAGCAACAGCGAATGCCTTTCAGCAATAAACAAATGTCCGGCCTTAAGCGAGCGTACACCACAACAGCTAAAAACATGGATAGACAATCAGCGAAGAAAAGATATAAGAAAGAAGCGTTTTCAGGAGTCAAAGTTACagaaacaaaagcaaacaaaaaagaaaca CATTCCAATAACTCTTACTAAATTTACATATTTATAG
- the LOC131995725 gene encoding uncharacterized protein LOC131995725 isoform X2 has translation MYSLVKYQKNLIILKSKDVKMSGSRTAIINHNGKNCVAFLLNKSASPFGKTTHRSWKDDEKAAALAAFGDPLLLHQLPSNSECLSAINKCPALSERTPQQLKTWIDNQRRKDIRKKRFQESKLQKQKQTKKKHIPITLTKFTYL, from the exons atgtATTCTTTGGTGAAATACCAAAAAAACCTCATCATACTCAAATCCAAAGATGTCAAGATGAGTGGATCAAGGACGGCAATCATCAATCATAATGGGAAAAATTGCGTTGCGTTCCTTCTTAATAAAAGTG ccTCACCATTTGGAAAAACTACGCATCGAAGTTGGAAGGATGATGAAAAAGCAGCAGCCTTAGCGGCTTTTGGTGACCCATTGCTTTTACATCAACTACCCAGCAACAGCGAATGCCTTTCAGCAATAAACAAATGTCCGGCCTTAAGCGAGCGTACACCACAACAGCTAAAAACATGGATAGACAATCAGCGAAGAAAAGATATAAGAAAGAAGCGTTTTCAGGAGTCAAAGTTACagaaacaaaagcaaacaaaaaagaaaca CATTCCAATAACTCTTACTAAATTTACATATTTATAG